Proteins encoded by one window of Culicoides brevitarsis isolate CSIRO-B50_1 chromosome 2, AGI_CSIRO_Cbre_v1, whole genome shotgun sequence:
- the LOC134831748 gene encoding uncharacterized protein LOC134831748: MFLIYLLVSITFAVVVGCPSEMCLCKWKGGKQTVECGGKYLTRIPDGMDHGTQVLNFSGNSLTILQSERFMKMSLTNLQKIYLARNQIFKIHDRAFQGLTNLVELDLSENVISQIPTESFVDYASLMRLILNGNPIKEIRMAAFRHLTYLATLEMSNCQVEVVHDGAFIGLDSIEWLRLDGNRIQTIQGSNILPTTLHGINLQGNRWNCDCNLIDIHTWLNRFNVPQQEEPKCLSPTKMSGRVIKHVKVGELACMPEIEPNAFFIEVSEGRNLSLKCVIKGTPEPDISWWFQGQLIQSTNETLMTPDGDSHLFYDIIGPNGTNKTWHKQTILYINDVSADNNGTYVCVADNAGGRTEANFTVRVVIKEEPIVEQVTFPYEYFVLLGVGAICIVVIFLLTICILVCRCRQKTQTSRKRKKDLAFQLDATGQKCASIAANDVDMNDTLTCSKLNGSILITDNNPQEMMLYIAASNSQNMNVSDVPLGLGISNSGNNNSSQYVMSSRGNHPTIDPNPDLINDAEARGIKNDSDSDKTETSAAPSSAVPCTTNDMQEFLPPPGYGVQLVRPIPARFNTGTLPRGVPRDMYQHQVDVHLNPGCFLDANGYPLTEYAFSKPIPMNANNAPVNYYRTLPHKKHHQQNTVRFSDTEFLTQQTQTCQTYAPDVRYTVQGYPYVPVAIPLPTDTSNFPSPPEGYKTEVTQVTTSYCISPTSQLQQQQQWPSVLPGFTQQNASQIIPIKTQNAHEATKRYSAASQTISPSPTPPPPSSAVQKKSISAQTSDTTTNCAMPELREEEDEEEEESQQQQQMKHLSGPLADSPDEGYVGDSQDTCSDI, encoded by the coding sequence ATGTTTCTAATCTACCTTCTCGTGTCAATCACGTTTGCCGTGGTAGTTGGCTGCCCATCGGAAATGTGTCTGTGCAAATGGAAAGGCGGCAAACAAACTGTCGAATGTGGCGGCAAATATCTCACACGCATTCCCGATGGCATGGATCACGGCACTCAAGTCCTCAACTTTAGCGGCAACAGCTTGACAATTCTCCAGAGCGAACGCTTCATGAAAATGAGCTTAACGAACTTGCAAAAAATCTACCTGGCacgaaatcaaattttcaagattcaCGATCGCGCCTTTCAGGGCCTCACAAATTTAGTCGAACTAGATCTCAGTGAAAATGTCATTAGTCAAATTCCGACGGAATCTTTTGTTGACTATGCGTCACTTATGCGTCTCATACTCAACGGAAATCCAATTAAGGAAATACGGATGGCGGCATTTCGACATCTCACGTATTTGGCGACACTCGAAATGAGTAATTGCCAAGTCGAAGTAGTGCATGACGGCGCATTCATCGGGTTAGATAGCATCGAATGGCTACGTCTCGACGGGAATCGCATCCAAACGATTCAAGGTAGTAACATACTGCCAACGACGCTGCATGGCATCAATTTGCAAGGCAATCGATGGAATTGCGATTGTAACTTGATTGACATTCACACGTGGCTAAATCGGTTCAATGTGCCGCAGCAGGAAGAACCAAAATGTCTATCGCCCACGAAAATGTCGGGGCGCGTGATAAAACACGTAAAAGTGGGCGAACTCGCATGCATGCCCGAAATTGAGCCAAATGCCTTTTTTATCGAAGTGTCTGAGGGACGCAATCTATCGTTGAAATGCGTAATTAAAGGCACGCCTGAACCCGACATCTCGTGGTGGTTTCAGGGACAACTAATTCAATCGACAAACGAAACATTAATGACGCCAGATGGCGATTCACATTTGTTCTATGACATCATAGGGCCCAATGGCACGAACAAAACGTGgcataaacaaacaattttgtaCATAAACGACGTGAGTGCTGACAACAATGGGACTTATGTTTGTGTCGCCGATAATGCGGGCGGGAGAACTGAAGCCAACTTCACCGTACGAGTTGTGATAAAAGAAGAACCCATTGTCGAACAAGTTACTTTTCCGTACGAGTATTTTGTGTTACTCGGCGTTGGCGCCATCTGCATCGtcgtgatatttttgttgacaATTTGCATTCTCGTGTGTCGCTGTCGCCAAAAGACCCAGACAAGTCGCAAACGGAAAAAAGATCTTGCCTTTCAGCTGGATGCGACGGGACAAAAATGCGCTTCTATTGCGGCAAATGATGTCGATATGAATGACACTCTAACGTGCTCCAAACTGAATGGCAGCATTTTAATTACCGATAATAATCCGCAGGAGATGATGTTGTACATAGCAGCGAGTAATTCGCAAAATATGAATGTTAGTGATGTTCCCCTAGGTTTAGGAATTAGTAATAGCGGCAATAATAATTCGTCGCAGTACGTGATGTCGTCACGTGGTAATCATCCAACGATCGATCCGAATCCCGATCTGATAAACGACGCCGAAGCACGTGGCATTAAAAACGATTCGGATTCAGATAAAACTGAAACGAGTGCAGCGCCCTCATCGGCTGTGCCATGTACTACGAATGACATGCAGGAATTTTTGCCGCCGCCCGGGTATGGCGTGCAACTTGTGAGACCGATTCCCGCGCGATTTAATACCGGAACACTTCCTCGAGGAGTTCCGCGTGACATGTATCAACATCAAGTCGATGTTCATTTGAATCCGGGATGTTTCCTTGACGCCAATGGATATCCGTTGACCGAATATGCATTTAGTAAACCAATTCCTATGAACGCGAATAACGCGCCTGTAAATTATTACCGTACTTTGCCCCATAAAAAGCATCATCAACAAAATACCGTTCGGTTTTCCGATACGGAGTTCCTGACGCAACAAACCCAAACGTGTCAAACGTACGCTCCCGATGTACGGTATACCGTTCAAGGGTATCCTTATGTGCCAGTTGCTATACCGCTTCCCACAGACACGAGTAATTTCCCGTCGCCGCCCGAAGGATACAAAACCGAAGTTACGCAAGTGACAACGTCTTATTGTATCAGTCCCACGTcgcaattacaacaacaacaacaatggccTTCCGTTCTTCCGGGCTTTACGCAACAAAATGCCTCCCAAATTATCCCGATCAAGACACAAAATGCTCACGAAGCCACAAAACGATATTCGGCAGCGTCACAAACCATATCGCCGTCGCCTACCCCGCCTCCCCCCTCATCAGCTGtacagaaaaaatcaattagtgCTCAAACGTCAGACACAACGACAAATTGCGCGATGCCCGAATTACGGgaggaagaagacgaagaagaggaGGAaagtcaacaacaacaacaaatgaaACATTTATCGGGTCCGTTGGCGGATAGTCCGGATGAGGGATATGTTGGCGATAGTCAAGATACTTGTTCCGACATATGA